The Pseudonocardia sp. HH130630-07 DNA window GAGCGCGGCCGGCAGGAACGCGACGGGCCCGCCGCCGGCCTCCACCCCGCCCACCGGCGTCGCGGTCACCTGGGACGGGCTCCCGGCGCCGGCCGGGCCGTAGTCGTGGCTCTCGCAGGCCACGCCGTCGTCGTTCGCGTCGAGCCGCTCCGGGTCACCGGGCTGCAGCGCGGCCTGTGCCTCGGCCTGGCTGTCGAAATCGGCGCAGTCGCGGTCCTGGGCCAGCGCGGCACCGGCCAGCGGGACGGTCGCGGCGGCCGCGAGCAGCACGGCGGCGGGGAGGGTGGACAGGCGCATCGGGGGGTCCTCTCGGGGACGAAGGCGGGGAGCCTGCCCACTACAGCGATCCTGGTGTGTGACTCGTTACACCCGATCGTGAACGGACGGTCACGTGCTTGAACCGCCCGGTACGGACGCACCAGGGTGTCGGGGTGACCCCGGACCCGATCGACCTCCCCACCCCGGACGACGTGGCGGCCGCCGCCGCCGCCGTCCTGGACGGCACCGCGCACCGCACCCCGGTCCTGACCTCGCGGCTCACCGACGCCGAGCTCGGCGCCCGGGTACTGGTGAAGGCGGAGAACCTGCAGCGCACCGGCAGCTTCAAGTTCCGCGGCGCGTTCCACACGCTGTCCCGGCTGGGCCCGCGGGAGCGGCGGGCGGGCGTCGTGGCGTTCTCCTCGGGCAACCACGCCCAGGCGGTCGCGCTGGCCGCGCAGCTGCTCGACGTCCCGGCGACGATCGTCATGCCGACCGACGCGCCGGCGTCGAAGCGGGCCGCGACCCGCGGGTACGGCGCGGAGGTCGTCGACTACGACCGCTACACCGAGGACCGGAGGGCCATCGCCACCGGACTCGCCGAGCGGCGCGGGCTGACCCTCGTGCCGCCGTACGACCACCCGCACGTCATCGCCGGGCAGGGCACCGCCGTGCACGAGCTGCTCGGCGACCACGGCCCGCTGGACGTGCTGTTCGTGTGCCTCGGCGGGGGCGGCCTACTGTCCGGGTCGCTGCTCGCGGTGCAGGGGCTGTCCCCCGGTACCGCGGTGTACGGCGTCGAGCCCGAGGCGGGGGACGACGGCCGGCGGTCGCTGCGGGCCGGCCGGATCGTGACGATCGACCAGCCCCGCACGATCGCCGACGGCGCCGCGACCACCGCGCTCGGCGACCGCACGTTCCCGATCGTCGCCCGGCACGTCACCGACGTCGTCACGGTGCCGGACTCCGCACTCGTCGAGACGATGGCGGAGTTCGCCTCCCGGTACAAGGTGCTGGTCGAGCCGACCGGGGCGCTGGCGATGGCCGGGCTGCGGGCCGCCGTCGCCGCGGACCCGCAGCGGTTCGCCGGTGCCCGGATCGGCGTCACGATCTCCGGCGGCAACGTGGACCTGGACCGGTTCGCGGCCCTGGTCGCCGCCCACTGAGGCATCCGGTCAGCGGCCCGCTCAGCGCCGGTCGTGCTGCAGCGCGTCCTCGGCGATCACCGACTCCGCCGGCAGGCCGGGGACCTCGCGGACCGCGGCCTCGGCGTCGGCCCGCTCCTGCGACGCACCCTCCCGGACGGAGTCGGCGTCGGCGTCCTGGAGCGGGCCGTGGATCGTCGCCAGCAGCGCCGCGCCGGCCAGCACCACCACGGCCGCGATCAGGAACGGCACCGACGCCCCCAGCGCCCCGGCCAGCAGGCCGGCGGCCAGCGGGGCCAGCCCGCCCCCGATGAACCGGACGAAGCCGTAGGTCGCCGACGCGGTGGGCCGGGGCACCGGGGAGATGGACATGACCGCGGTCGTCACCAGCGTGTTGTTCAGCCCGACCACGATGCCCGAGAGGATCACCGCCACGATCACCACGGCCGGGACGGTGTCGAACAGGCCGATCGCGGCGAGCAGGACCGCGATGCCGACCAGGGCGGCGTAGAGGGTGCGCGCCGTGCCGAACCGCTCCTTGCACCACGGGGCGCCGAACACCGCGAACAGCGCGACGAGCAGGCCCCAGCCGAAGAACACCCCGCCCAGCGCGATCGGGTCGAGCCCGCCCATCAGGAACGGCGCGTACCCCAGCATGGTGAAGAAGCCCCAGTTGTAGAGCAGCCCGACCCCGCTGGTGGTGGCCAGCGCCCGGTGCCGCAGCGCCCGGATCGGCTCGGCGAGGCTCGCCCGGTGCTCGGGCACCGGCGTCGGCTCCAGCAGCACGACGGTCGCCACCAGCGCGACCAGCATCAGCACCGAGACCCCGAAGAACGGGCCACGCCAGGAGACCGTGCCGAGCAGCCCGCCGACCAGCGGCCCGGTCGCGATGCCGAGGCCGAGCGCGGTCTCGTAGAGCACGATCGCACCGGCGAACCCGCCGGACGCGGAGCCGACGATGACCGCCAGCGACGTCGCGATGAACAGCGCGTTGCCCAGTCCCCAGCCGGCCCGGAACCCGACGATGCCCCAGATCCCGGACGACGCCCCGGCCAGCGCGGCGAACGCGACGATGAGCACCAGCCCGGCGATCAGCGTCTTCTTCGCCCCGATCCGCGAGGACACCCAGCCGGTCACCAGCATGGCGATCGCGGTGACCACCAGGTAGCTGGTGAACAGCAGCTCGACCTCGGCGTGGCTGGCGTCGAGCTGCCCGGACAGCGAGGGCAGGATCGGGTCGACCAGCCCGATGCCCATGAAGGAGATGACACAGGCGAACGCCACCGCCCAGACCGCCTTCGGCTGGCGGAACGGGCTCGGTGCGTGCGCCGCGCCGGATGATCGGGACATGCGGTCCACCTCGTTGCCTTCCCCGCGGACCGGCCCGGCCCACGGACGTGTCGAGTCCGTCAATTGCATCACGCAACGTAGTAGTGAGTAATGCGAACTATCGTGACGACCACCATGCACCCCGCGTGCACCGCCCGAACCGGACCCGGGATGATCGACCGCATGTTCGACACTCAGGCTGGGAACCCGGCCGGGGACGGGGAGACGGGGGAGCAGATGACCGACGATGCGCAGATCGGCGACACGTCCGTGGAGGACGGGGCCACGCCCTCGGCGGAGGCCGATCCGGCCGCGACCGACGACCCGCCGAAGCGCAAGCGCGGCCGGCCGAAGGGATCGACCGCCCGCACCACCCGCGTCGTGACGATGACGCTCACCGTGAGCGGCTCCGCCGACGGCGACTGGCAGGCCGAGCTCAAGCAGGGCAGCTCCTGGGTGGCCCGCGGGCTGCCGGTCAGCTCGGCCGCGGTCTCGCAGGCCGCGGCGGCGCTGCACGCCGACATCGCCGGGCCGATCGACGAGCTCATCGAGACCGCGAAGTCCACCCGTGCGGCCCGGGTCGCCGAGCTGGAGGCCGAGCTCGAGCAGGCGAAGAAGGCGCTCGCCGAGCTGGAGCAGTAGGGCGCCGGGCG harbors:
- a CDS encoding MFS transporter; the encoded protein is MSRSSGAAHAPSPFRQPKAVWAVAFACVISFMGIGLVDPILPSLSGQLDASHAEVELLFTSYLVVTAIAMLVTGWVSSRIGAKKTLIAGLVLIVAFAALAGASSGIWGIVGFRAGWGLGNALFIATSLAVIVGSASGGFAGAIVLYETALGLGIATGPLVGGLLGTVSWRGPFFGVSVLMLVALVATVVLLEPTPVPEHRASLAEPIRALRHRALATTSGVGLLYNWGFFTMLGYAPFLMGGLDPIALGGVFFGWGLLVALFAVFGAPWCKERFGTARTLYAALVGIAVLLAAIGLFDTVPAVVIVAVILSGIVVGLNNTLVTTAVMSISPVPRPTASATYGFVRFIGGGLAPLAAGLLAGALGASVPFLIAAVVVLAGAALLATIHGPLQDADADSVREGASQERADAEAAVREVPGLPAESVIAEDALQHDRR
- a CDS encoding DUF6319 family protein → MFDTQAGNPAGDGETGEQMTDDAQIGDTSVEDGATPSAEADPAATDDPPKRKRGRPKGSTARTTRVVTMTLTVSGSADGDWQAELKQGSSWVARGLPVSSAAVSQAAAALHADIAGPIDELIETAKSTRAARVAELEAELEQAKKALAELEQ
- a CDS encoding threo-3-hydroxy-L-aspartate ammonia-lyase; this encodes MTPDPIDLPTPDDVAAAAAAVLDGTAHRTPVLTSRLTDAELGARVLVKAENLQRTGSFKFRGAFHTLSRLGPRERRAGVVAFSSGNHAQAVALAAQLLDVPATIVMPTDAPASKRAATRGYGAEVVDYDRYTEDRRAIATGLAERRGLTLVPPYDHPHVIAGQGTAVHELLGDHGPLDVLFVCLGGGGLLSGSLLAVQGLSPGTAVYGVEPEAGDDGRRSLRAGRIVTIDQPRTIADGAATTALGDRTFPIVARHVTDVVTVPDSALVETMAEFASRYKVLVEPTGALAMAGLRAAVAADPQRFAGARIGVTISGGNVDLDRFAALVAAH
- a CDS encoding excalibur calcium-binding domain-containing protein, which gives rise to MRLSTLPAAVLLAAAATVPLAGAALAQDRDCADFDSQAEAQAALQPGDPERLDANDDGVACESHDYGPAGAGSPSQVTATPVGGVEAGGGPVAFLPAALGAVAAGGIGAVAVRRVAVRRG